One genomic segment of Misgurnus anguillicaudatus chromosome 25, ASM2758022v2, whole genome shotgun sequence includes these proteins:
- the prlh2 gene encoding prolactin releasing hormone 2, with product MTETEEGTHRHLLLNIKRPKTHCPVSRASMLPDALSQPVTKCLIPSRLGSVAFLVLLILSTTASYAHGTTVEHDLHIVHNVDNRSPEIDPFWYVGRGVRPIGRFGKRQSAGGLQPVVKSLELLLNTLRNKESLRSVLAQDDSDWLP from the exons ATGACTGAGACTGAAGAAGGAACTCACAGACACCTGTTACTGAACATCAAGCGTCCAAAGACACAT TGCCCTGTATCCAGAGCCAGCATGCTGCCTGACGCGTTATCTCAGCCGGTAACAAAGTGCCTGATTCCGTCGCGTTTGGGAAGCGTCGCGTTCCTGGTGCTGCTCATCCTGTCCACGACTGCGTCCTATGCACATGGCACCACAGTAGAGCACGACCTCCACATCGTCCACAACGTCGATAACAGAA GTCCAGAGATTGACCCATTCTGGTATGTTGGGCGTGGTGTGAGACCCATCGGGCGATTTGGGAAGAGGCAGAGTGCAGGCGGTTTACAACCTGTGGTCAAGTCTCTGGAGCTCCTGTTAAACACTCTCAGGAATAAAGAGAGTTTGCGTAGTGTACTGGCACAGGATGATTCAGACTGGTTACCATAA